One region of Zingiber officinale cultivar Zhangliang chromosome 7B, Zo_v1.1, whole genome shotgun sequence genomic DNA includes:
- the LOC122005475 gene encoding tropinone reductase homolog At5g06060-like gives MRNNTYPSIRQDRAGLSVLSESFPTKNLGSEKEVMEADTSRLLNRWSLSGTTALVTGGSKGIGHAIVEELARFGSAVHTCSRHEAELQECVQKWRGCGLQVTGSVCDVSSPAEREKLMKEVDSIFGGKLNILVNNAAFGYRKPALEVTLEEYELTVRTNLDAGFHLSQLAYPLLKASGSGSIVFISSTASLLGIDTLSVYGATKGAINQLTRSLACEWAKDNIRANCVVPGLIKTPLSQWLVGKEEFKAVCARSIPIGRVGEPEEVAALVTFLCLPTSSYINGQVISADGGVSINGNAR, from the exons ATGCGCAACAACACTTATCCCTCTATTCGACAGGATCGAGCTGGCCTCAGTGTTCTTTCAGAATCATTTCCCACTAAAAACCTTGGCTCTGAGAAAGAAGTCATGGAGGCAGATACTAGTCGCCTTCTCAATCGATGGTCTCTTTCCGGCACAACGGCTTTGGTCACTGGAGGCTCCAAAGGCATCGG ACATGCTATTGTGGAAGAACTAGCTAGATTTGGGTCAGCGGTCCATACTTGCTCCCGCCATGAAGCAGAGCTCCAAGAGTGTGTGCAGAAATGGAGAGGCTGTGGACTCCAAGTAACTGGGTCAGTGTGCGACGTGTCATCCCCGGCTGAGAGAGAGAAGCTGATGAAGGAAGTCGACTCCATCTTCGGAGGGAAGCTCAATATTCTG GTTAACAATGCAGCGTTCGGTTATCGGAAGCCTGCTCTAGAAGTGACTCTGGAGGAGTATGAGCTCACTGTGCGCACCAACTTAGACGCAGGTTTCCATCTGAGCCAGCTCGCTTACCCTCTTCTCAAGGCTTCAGGAAGCGGTAGCATTGTTTTTATCTCCTCCACCGCTAGTCTTCTTGGAATCGATACGCTCTCTGTGTACGGAGCAACCAAAG GAGCGATAAATCAATTGACGAGAAGCCTTGCTTGCGAGTGGGCGAAAGACAACATCAGAGCCAATTGTGTGGTTCCAGGTCTCATCAAAACCCCCCTCTCTCAGTGG CTAGTTGGGAAGGAAGAGTTTAAAGCTGTGTGTGCTCGAAGTATTCCCATTGGACGTGTGGGAGAGCCAGAGGAGGTGGCAGCCCTGGTCACTTTCCTCTGTCTCCCGACGTCGTCCTACATCAATGGCCAAGTCATTAGTGCAGATGGTGGCGTATCAATCAACGGTAACGCAAGATGA